From Frateuria aurantia DSM 6220, one genomic window encodes:
- a CDS encoding zinc-ribbon and DUF3426 domain-containing protein — protein MTSNPLSTQCPQCQQVLDVTLHQLAQARGRAVCGHCHASFDALARLALNAAGLPGPRKPYPVSNELPLLNSQPAPIRTEPAIPARPDVAPRAGETIQDPVTAGPVAASALLLRQPAVSEEAPARTFVPDFVRQSGSAARRRWRHLAIGAAALLLLAFGAWGLRRPLTRLPLTGPGMAWLCSVSGCRLPILRDSRRLQLLARDVRANPQHPGQLAINLSLRNNAWFTQPYPIVNVQLQGRDGHPLASRDFRPETYLGHVPRPDQGLQPAAELTISLQMDDPGTAASSFGLHFR, from the coding sequence ATGACCTCCAACCCGCTCAGCACCCAGTGCCCGCAGTGCCAGCAGGTGCTGGATGTCACCCTGCATCAGCTGGCGCAGGCCCGTGGCCGCGCAGTTTGCGGACACTGCCACGCCAGTTTCGATGCACTCGCCCGCCTGGCATTGAATGCCGCCGGTCTGCCGGGGCCACGCAAGCCCTACCCGGTCAGCAACGAACTGCCCTTGCTGAACAGCCAGCCTGCGCCCATCCGTACCGAGCCGGCCATCCCTGCAAGGCCCGACGTCGCCCCCCGCGCCGGCGAAACGATCCAGGACCCGGTCACCGCCGGACCGGTGGCCGCCAGTGCCTTGCTGCTGCGCCAGCCGGCCGTCAGCGAAGAGGCGCCCGCCCGGACCTTTGTTCCCGATTTTGTCCGCCAGTCCGGCTCCGCAGCCCGTCGGCGCTGGCGTCATCTGGCGATCGGCGCCGCAGCTCTGCTGCTGCTCGCCTTTGGCGCCTGGGGGCTGCGCAGACCGTTGACCCGATTGCCCTTGACCGGTCCAGGCATGGCCTGGCTCTGCTCGGTCAGCGGCTGCCGCCTGCCCATTCTGCGCGACAGCCGCAGGCTGCAGCTGCTGGCCCGCGATGTCCGCGCCAATCCCCAGCATCCGGGGCAGCTGGCGATCAATCTCAGTCTGCGCAACAACGCCTGGTTCACCCAGCCCTACCCCATCGTCAACGTGCAGCTGCAAGGCCGCGACGGCCACCCTCTGGCCTCGCGGGACTTTCGGCCCGAGACTTATCTGGGACACGTCCCGAGGCCGGACCAGGGCCTGCAGCCCGCAGCCGAACTGACCATTTCACTGCAGATGGATGATCCCGGCACGGCCGCCAGCAGCTTTGGCCTCCACTTCCGCTGA
- the prmA gene encoding 50S ribosomal protein L11 methyltransferase → MPWLELSLTLQASQQPRAEAALEELGALSVTLRDADAETPDEQAIFEPGVGELPLWASITMQALFEDGTDQRGLSAALHELLPALDAASLHFSTVEDQDWERAWMDQYQPMQFGQRLWIYPWNIEPPDADDTVVVRLDPGLAFGSGTHPTTALCLEWLDAQDLQGRRVIDFGCGSGILAIAALKLGAASALAIDNDPQALSATADNAERNAVGERLQRLSVEAGPQAAAQVEPAEVMVANILAGPLAALAPDFARLTCPGGRLAISGILAEQEAGLLERYAEWFDELQAERREDWVRISGRRRHGA, encoded by the coding sequence GGCGCCTTGTCGGTCACCCTGCGTGATGCCGATGCCGAAACGCCGGACGAGCAGGCCATTTTCGAACCCGGTGTCGGGGAGCTGCCGTTGTGGGCCAGCATCACCATGCAGGCCTTGTTCGAGGATGGCACCGATCAGCGCGGCCTGAGCGCCGCACTGCACGAACTGCTGCCGGCATTGGACGCCGCCAGCCTGCATTTCAGTACCGTCGAGGATCAGGACTGGGAACGGGCCTGGATGGACCAGTACCAGCCCATGCAGTTCGGCCAGCGGCTGTGGATCTATCCCTGGAATATCGAGCCGCCGGACGCTGACGATACCGTCGTGGTGCGCCTGGACCCGGGCCTGGCCTTCGGCAGCGGCACGCATCCCACCACCGCCCTGTGCCTGGAGTGGCTGGACGCCCAGGATCTGCAGGGGCGTCGGGTCATCGATTTCGGCTGCGGCTCGGGCATTCTGGCCATTGCTGCACTGAAGCTGGGGGCCGCCTCCGCCCTGGCTATCGACAATGATCCGCAGGCGCTCAGCGCCACGGCGGACAATGCCGAACGCAATGCAGTGGGCGAGCGCCTGCAACGGCTGTCCGTCGAAGCGGGACCGCAGGCCGCTGCCCAGGTCGAGCCGGCCGAAGTGATGGTCGCCAATATTCTCGCCGGCCCGCTGGCGGCACTGGCGCCGGATTTCGCCCGCCTGACCTGCCCCGGCGGGCGTCTGGCCATTTCCGGCATTCTCGCCGAACAGGAAGCCGGTCTGCTGGAGCGTTATGCCGAGTGGTTCGACGAACTGCAGGCCGAGCGCCGCGAAGACTGGGTCCGCATCAGCGGACGCCGCCGTCACGGCGCCTGA